Proteins co-encoded in one Bacillus sp. 2205SS5-2 genomic window:
- a CDS encoding zinc metallopeptidase yields MFILYFILISLIPIWAQMKVKKTYKKYSQVATTAEMSGREVARRILDENGLQAVRVVEGRGFLSDHYNPMTKTVALSPTNYQGHSVAGAAVAAHEVGHAIQDKERYAFLRFRHALVPVANIGSNVSWIFIMIGFFSQLSGMLLLGIVLMAAGVLFQLITLPVEFNASNRAMDQIVNLGLIRNDEERHAKKVLNAAALTYVAAAAVAVIELLRLVLIYTGMQGDD; encoded by the coding sequence ATGTTTATTCTATATTTCATCTTAATTTCCCTGATTCCTATCTGGGCACAGATGAAAGTGAAAAAGACATATAAGAAATATTCACAGGTAGCAACGACGGCGGAAATGAGTGGAAGAGAAGTAGCCAGACGAATTCTTGACGAGAATGGTTTGCAAGCAGTAAGAGTGGTCGAGGGTCGTGGCTTTCTAAGTGACCACTATAATCCTATGACGAAAACCGTTGCTCTATCCCCCACTAATTATCAAGGACATTCTGTTGCGGGTGCTGCGGTTGCTGCACATGAAGTGGGCCATGCAATTCAAGATAAAGAACGTTATGCATTTCTACGATTTCGTCATGCGCTAGTACCGGTAGCTAACATAGGTTCAAACGTATCCTGGATCTTTATTATGATTGGGTTCTTTTCGCAACTTTCTGGTATGTTGCTATTGGGCATTGTATTAATGGCAGCGGGTGTTTTATTTCAATTAATTACCCTGCCAGTCGAGTTTAATGCATCCAATCGTGCAATGGATCAAATTGTGAATTTAGGCTTGATTCGTAATGATGAAGAGCGCCATGCAAAAAAGGTATTGAATGCAGCCGCCTTAACATATGTTGCAGCCGCTGCTGTAGCAGTGATTGAATTATTACGTCTTGTTCTTATCTATACAGGAATGCAGGGCGATGATTAA
- the ypjB gene encoding sporulation protein YpjB, with amino-acid sequence MKKFFFAWAIIFCFVMYAVPILAEESPLSELDYIADKALEMTKAGKYEEAKKLLEYFSNEFTTITVHEQSFTMDELRIVTLSYDGALQSVNSANLPTEERIKSVTSFRLVVDALSSEYQPLWTQMENRIMRAYNEVKVAAEHKNHESYHRSLNVFLSQYSVIQPSIKLDVKVENVQRLDTQIAYIDHYRTEVMESAEALEQINELEQDLEQLFDNMMEDEADPSLWWVIITTGSIIMGTLSYVSFRKYSVEKTEKKQKKLKD; translated from the coding sequence ATGAAGAAGTTCTTTTTTGCATGGGCTATCATTTTTTGTTTTGTGATGTATGCAGTACCTATCCTAGCCGAAGAGTCTCCGCTTTCAGAGTTAGACTACATTGCAGATAAGGCTTTAGAGATGACGAAAGCGGGTAAATACGAGGAAGCAAAGAAATTACTAGAGTATTTTTCCAATGAGTTTACGACAATTACTGTACATGAGCAGTCATTTACAATGGATGAACTAAGAATAGTGACCCTATCATATGATGGCGCACTACAATCCGTTAACAGTGCGAATCTTCCAACTGAAGAAAGAATTAAGAGTGTGACCAGTTTTCGTTTAGTGGTGGATGCTCTTTCGTCTGAATATCAGCCATTATGGACCCAGATGGAAAATAGAATCATGAGAGCTTACAATGAAGTTAAGGTCGCTGCTGAACACAAAAATCACGAAAGCTACCATCGCTCTCTCAATGTTTTTTTATCTCAGTACAGTGTGATTCAACCAAGCATCAAGTTAGATGTGAAAGTTGAAAATGTACAAAGGCTAGACACTCAAATAGCTTATATAGATCATTACAGGACAGAAGTGATGGAAAGTGCAGAGGCTTTGGAACAAATAAATGAATTAGAACAGGATTTGGAACAATTATTTGATAACATGATGGAAGATGAAGCTGATCCATCTTTGTGGTGGGTTATCATTACCACAGGCAGTATTATTATGGGAACATTATCTTATGTGAGCTTCCGAAAGTATTCCGTGGAGAAGACGGAGAAAAAGCAAAAAAAACTTAAAGATTGA
- a CDS encoding DUF1405 domain-containing protein, producing MTIIYSILGDKRFIGLLLLINIFGTAYGYIWYMPQLEITSAYFIPFVPDSPTASLFFCLALFAFLFGKNWGVIEALAIVTLFKYGVWAVVMNLLTLNVTGYLPWQGYMLIVSHGAMAIQGLLYAPFYRIKGWHLLLAAIWTLHNDIIDYVYMQYPIYSSLHLYISEIGYFTFWLSLVSIGLAYWYSLRKQKVDLDLPFQK from the coding sequence ATGACTATTATATATTCAATTTTAGGAGATAAACGTTTTATTGGTTTATTATTGTTAATAAACATTTTCGGAACGGCATATGGATATATTTGGTATATGCCGCAACTTGAAATAACGAGTGCTTATTTTATTCCGTTTGTTCCAGATAGTCCTACGGCTAGTTTGTTTTTCTGTTTAGCACTTTTCGCTTTTTTATTTGGGAAAAATTGGGGTGTAATTGAAGCGTTAGCCATCGTCACGTTGTTTAAATATGGCGTTTGGGCTGTAGTGATGAACTTGTTGACCTTAAATGTGACGGGGTATCTTCCTTGGCAGGGATATATGTTGATTGTCTCTCATGGAGCGATGGCGATTCAAGGGCTGCTCTATGCGCCGTTTTACCGAATAAAAGGGTGGCATCTACTTCTAGCCGCTATTTGGACCTTACATAATGATATTATCGATTATGTGTATATGCAATACCCTATATATTCTAGTTTACACCTCTACATCAGTGAAATTGGTTATTTTACTTTTTGGCTAAGTTTAGTATCAATTGGCTTGGCCTATTGGTATTCCCTTCGCAAACAAAAGGTAGATCTTGATCTACCTTTTCAGAAATAG
- a CDS encoding menaquinol-cytochrome c reductase cytochrome b/c subunit, with amino-acid sequence MHRGKGMKFVGDSRVPAERKPNIPKDYSEFPGKTEAFWPNFLLKEWMVGAVFLIGYLSLTIAHPSPLERIADPTDAGYIPLPDWYFLFLYQLLKFPFASGPYNVVGAFIVPGLAFGGLLLAPFIDRGPERKPSKRPFATGFMLLALAGIIFLTWQSVAFHDWDAAKAQGKIVAEVEVDKEAEGYQIYTDQTCINCHGENLEGVAGPALVGADLDPEEVADIAVNGQGSMMGGIFKGSDEELEKLAQYLSEMSKK; translated from the coding sequence ATGCATCGCGGAAAAGGGATGAAATTTGTTGGTGACTCACGAGTACCAGCAGAACGAAAACCGAACATACCTAAAGACTATTCGGAATTCCCAGGGAAAACAGAAGCCTTCTGGCCCAACTTTCTATTAAAAGAATGGATGGTTGGAGCTGTATTCTTAATCGGATATTTAAGTTTGACAATTGCTCACCCATCGCCGCTTGAACGTATTGCGGACCCAACAGATGCGGGTTATATTCCATTACCTGACTGGTATTTCTTATTTCTATATCAATTGCTGAAGTTTCCATTTGCTTCAGGTCCCTATAACGTAGTTGGAGCATTTATTGTTCCAGGACTTGCTTTTGGTGGCTTATTGTTAGCTCCTTTTATCGATCGTGGACCTGAACGTAAACCGTCGAAGCGTCCTTTTGCAACAGGCTTTATGTTATTAGCTCTAGCTGGGATTATTTTCTTAACATGGCAATCAGTAGCATTCCATGATTGGGATGCTGCAAAAGCTCAAGGGAAAATTGTCGCTGAAGTTGAAGTTGATAAAGAAGCTGAGGGATATCAAATCTACACAGATCAAACCTGTATTAACTGTCATGGTGAGAACTTAGAAGGTGTAGCTGGACCTGCTCTAGTAGGTGCTGATTTAGACCCAGAAGAAGTGGCAGATATTGCTGTGAATGGTCAAGGTAGTATGATGGGTGGTATTTTCAAGGGTTCTGATGAAGAACTAGAAAAACTTGCTCAATACCTATCTGAGATGTCGAAAAAATAA
- the qcrB gene encoding menaquinol-cytochrome c reductase cytochrome b subunit, whose protein sequence is MLNKIYDWVDERLDITPLWRDIADHEVPEHVNPAHHFSAFVYCFGGLTFFVTVIQILSGMFLTMYYVPDIENAWQSVFYLQNEVAFGQIVRGMHHWGASLVIVMMFLHTLRVFFQGAYKKPRELNWVVGVLIFFVMLGLGFTGYLLPWDMKALFATKVGLEIAGATPFIGDAVKTLLAGDPDIVGAQTLTRFFAIHVFFLPAALLGLMGAHFIMIRKQGISGPL, encoded by the coding sequence ATGCTTAATAAGATTTATGATTGGGTCGATGAGCGACTAGATATTACGCCTTTATGGCGCGATATTGCAGACCACGAAGTACCGGAACACGTAAACCCGGCCCATCACTTTTCGGCATTCGTTTACTGTTTTGGAGGTTTAACTTTTTTTGTAACTGTAATTCAAATTTTATCTGGTATGTTTTTAACAATGTATTATGTGCCAGACATTGAAAATGCTTGGCAATCCGTTTTCTATCTTCAAAATGAAGTAGCATTCGGGCAAATTGTCCGAGGTATGCATCACTGGGGAGCAAGTCTGGTTATCGTGATGATGTTCTTACATACACTACGTGTATTCTTCCAGGGTGCTTATAAAAAACCTCGTGAATTAAACTGGGTAGTCGGAGTATTAATATTCTTCGTCATGCTAGGATTAGGTTTTACAGGTTATTTATTACCTTGGGATATGAAAGCGCTATTTGCAACTAAAGTAGGTTTAGAAATTGCTGGAGCCACTCCATTTATTGGAGATGCTGTAAAAACATTGCTCGCTGGAGATCCTGATATTGTCGGTGCTCAAACACTTACACGCTTCTTTGCGATTCATGTATTCTTCCTTCCGGCTGCACTACTTGGATTAATGGGCGCTCATTTCATAATGATCCGTAAACAAGGTATTTCAGGACCATTGTAG